A single region of the Nicotiana sylvestris chromosome 6, ASM39365v2, whole genome shotgun sequence genome encodes:
- the LOC104229046 gene encoding protein ULTRAPETALA 1-like isoform X1: MFSEEELREISGVKRGDDYVEVMCGCTSHRYGDAVAKLRVFSSGELVISCDCTPGCPEDKLTPAAFEKHSGRETSRKWKNNIWIIVDGEKVPVVKTALLKYYNQSSNRSQNGRACHRDEFIRCTDCNKERRFRLRTNEECRSYHDALANPHWKCFDIPYDKVSCDDDDERASRRVYRGCSRSPTCRGCTSCVCFGCEICRFSDCSCQTCIDFTRNHP, encoded by the exons ATGTTCAGTGAAGAAGAGTTGAGAGAGATAAGTGGAGTGAAGAGAGGAGATGATTACGTGGAAGTCATGTGTGGATGCACCAGCCACCGTTACGGTGATGCTGTTGCTAAACTTAGGGTTTTCTCCTCTGGTGAACTTGTAATCTCCTGCGATTGCACCCCTGGCTGCCCTGAAG ACAAGCTGACTCCTGCTGCATTTGAGAAACATTCTGGAAGAGAGACATCTAGGAAATGGAAGAATAATATTTGGATCATTGTTGATGGTGAGAAAGTTCCAGTGGTAAAGACTGCACTACTCAAATATTATAACCAATCTTCAAATAGATCTCAAAATGGGCGAGCTTGTCATCGCGATGAGTTTATCAGATGTACTGATTGCAACAAAGAACGCAGATTTCGTCTCCGCACAAATGAAGAATGCAGGAGCTACCATGATGCTTTGGCTAATCCGCACTGGAAGTGCTTTGACATTCCTTATGACAA AGTTTCATGTGATGATGATGACGAACGAGCAAGCCGTAGGGTGTACAGAGGATGTTCGCGTTCTCCAACGTGTAGAGGTTGCACTTCGTGTGTGTGTTTTGGATGTGAAATATGCCGTTTCTCAGACTGCAGTTGCCAGACTTGCATTGATTTCACAAGGAATCACCCTTAA
- the LOC104229046 gene encoding protein ULTRAPETALA 1-like isoform X2 — protein MFSEEELREISGVKRGDDYVEVMCGCTSHRYGDAVAKLRVFSSGELVISCDCTPGCPEDKLTPAAFEKHSGRETSRKWKNNIWIIVDGEKVPVVKTALLKYYNQSSNRSQNGRACHRDEFIRCTDCNKERRFRLRTNEECRSYHDALANPHWKCFDIPYDNLMKDHPIVKNHYMNTTLIRDC, from the exons ATGTTCAGTGAAGAAGAGTTGAGAGAGATAAGTGGAGTGAAGAGAGGAGATGATTACGTGGAAGTCATGTGTGGATGCACCAGCCACCGTTACGGTGATGCTGTTGCTAAACTTAGGGTTTTCTCCTCTGGTGAACTTGTAATCTCCTGCGATTGCACCCCTGGCTGCCCTGAAG ACAAGCTGACTCCTGCTGCATTTGAGAAACATTCTGGAAGAGAGACATCTAGGAAATGGAAGAATAATATTTGGATCATTGTTGATGGTGAGAAAGTTCCAGTGGTAAAGACTGCACTACTCAAATATTATAACCAATCTTCAAATAGATCTCAAAATGGGCGAGCTTGTCATCGCGATGAGTTTATCAGATGTACTGATTGCAACAAAGAACGCAGATTTCGTCTCCGCACAAATGAAGAATGCAGGAGCTACCATGATGCTTTGGCTAATCCGCACTGGAAGTGCTTTGACATTCCTTATGACAA CTTGATGAAAGACCATCCAATAGTTAAAAATCACTACATGAATACAACACTCATTCGAGATTGCTAG
- the LOC104218745 gene encoding secretory carrier-associated membrane protein 1-like, with product MAGRYYNDNPFDEEEEMSPFSDEGARGKSQSNYGGGPFYMMNPVSVAPATNSRLSPLPHEPADYDRGATVDIPLDNSKDLKNKEKELQAKEAELRKKEQELKRREDAIARAGIVIEEKNWPPFFPIIHHDIANEIPIHLQNLQYVAFTTLLGLAACLLWNLIAVTVAWIKGQGITIWLLAIIYLISGVPGAYVLWYRPLYRAMRTDSALKFGWFFLCYLFHIGFCIIAAVAPPIFFKGKSLAGILPAIDLLGWNGLVGVFYFIGFAFFCLESLISIWVIQQVYMYFRGSGKAAEMKKEAARSTMMAAL from the exons ATGGCTGGACGTTATTACAATGACAATCCatttgatgaagaagaagaaatgagCCCTTTTTCG GACGAAGGAGCTCGAGGAAAGAGTCAATCAAATTATGGTGGCGGTCCATTTTATATGATG AATCCTGTAAGTGTTGCCCCTGCTACAAACTCAAGGCTTTCACCTCTTCCTCATGAACCTGCTGACTATGATCGTGGTGCAACTGTTGACATCCCTCTTGATAATTCAAAG GATCTGAAGAATAAAGAGAAAGAACTTCAAGCTAAAGAAGCTGAACTGAGGAAAAAAGAACAG GAACTGAAAAGGAGGGAAGATGCTATAGCAAGAG CTGGGATTGTCATAGAGGAAAAGAATTGGCCACCTTTCTTCCCCATCATTCATCATGATATCGCAAATGAAATTCCAATCCATCTACAAAATTTGCAGTATGTTGCGTTCACTACATTGTTGG GTTTGGCAGCCTGTCTTCTATGGAACCTTATAGCAGTCACTGTAGCCTGGATCAAAGGACAAG GTATAACTATCTGGCTTCTTGCTATTATCTACTTAATATCGGGTGTCCCAGGAGCCTATGTGTTGTGGTATCGTCCTCTTTATCGTGCAATGAG GACGGATAGTGCACTGAAGTTTGGGTGGTTCTTCTTATGTTATCTC TTTCACATCGGATTCTGCATCATTGCTGCTGTGGCACCTCCAATCTTCTTCAAGGGGAAATCTTTAGC TGGTATCTTGCCTGCAATTGATCTTTTAGGCTGGAATGGTTTGGTTGGG GTATTCTACTTCATCGGGTTTGCATTCTTCTGTCTTGAATCACTAATCAGCATATGGGTTATTCAG CAAGTCTACATGTATTTCCGAGGAAGTGGAAAAGCTGCTGAAATGAAGAAAGAGGCTGCAAGATCAACGATGATGGCAGCACTATGA